Below is a window of Panthera leo isolate Ple1 chromosome B4, P.leo_Ple1_pat1.1, whole genome shotgun sequence DNA.
CCCTTCTTTGGAGAGGTCTTCCTTGATGATCCTACCTGAAATAGtacctctccttctacccctagTCACCTATTTCAGTgccctgctttattttgtttccatcacACTTATAGTatctaaaattatcttttgttTGATTCTAATCTGTCTCCTCCCACTGGCTTTTTCTTCTGTGCCTTGTTCACTGTTTCATCTCAAGCATTTAGAAAAGTGGTTAGCACAAAGGAAATACTCAATggtgtttgttgaaagaatgaatagataACACACTCTGTAACCTTATAAGGCAGACTACATATCACTCACAAGGGTCAATGTCCTCCAACCTGAGACCACCAGGAACATGCTGGTAGTTGAGCAAGTTGGGTTTACTGCTATTGCAGTGAAAGAGAAGCCACACCATAGGCAACCATCTCACTAACAGAATGTTAGGAAAGAATCCCTGGGACTTGGGTTCAAGTTAAATGATTATGGTTGGGATTTGAGAAAGCAGGActttttggggcacccgggtggctcagtcggttgagcatctgactcttgatcttagctcaggttgtgatttcatggttcttgggatcgagccctccTTCGGGCGCTGGTCTCACTTCCGCAGAGTTATAGAGTGTCCTGGTCTGATATTGGTGTTCTGTGTAACTGTGCTTAACAGAAGAACACAAAGGCCTGGCGGTGTCAGGCCACTTACTAGATGTCAggatctgtttctctctttcttgcaaGTGTCCTAGGGCTGGAGTCCAGTGtcagcacagaaataaacaagaCTGTTTCCTTTGGCTGTTTGAtagtcctcccctcctcctctgcccaccaATTTTGGGTTTGTATGGGGGTAGCCACTGAACAAAGATGGCGGAGGCCAAGGTAGAGAAACGGTGCTTCTAGAAGTCAGACAACTCAGAAACACCTTTATTTGCCGAAGAATTAGTTACCACCTCAGAAGGTGCCCAaatctatttaattttcaaatgaggGATGGTGTATCCTGAATGGGATTACCCCATGTTTACCATTGCCTCAAAGGTCATGTTAATAGTCCACCAGGGTCTTGGTTCTAGTTCAAGGTTTTCTCTAAATACAACTGTATTGTTTTAGAAAAGTGTTTTAACCAGGATCCCAGCATCCTCTGGGCTCCCGTAGCACCCTCTATTCCTTTGCTAACATCCCTGCTTATATTGTAATTAATCTGTTTATAATCTGTCTGCCTGGTTAGACTGTCTCCTACATGTTTGTATCACTGGAACTTAATTTTAACTAAGGACTTGGCACAGGCTACGTTctctataaatattaaatggatttaaaatggAGATTTAATTCCTGGCCTGAATTCATCTCACAAAACATTTATTGTGTCTGTACTACAAGCCAGGAAGACACTATGATAAAACTGATAGTCCTTACCTTCAGGGAATTAGTATTCGATTCTAATAGACTTAAGAACAAGAAGAGCTGGCCTTTATTTAGGATCGGGCACCGGGTTACGTGCCTGAGTGATTACTGCCATCTTAGAACAGCTGATACACTAATGGGTTAAGTAACTTTGATGAGGCCACACAATTATtaagggggcagagcaggggttGTAAATCAGACAGTCTGACTCCTGTCACACTTGCCCAAATGTTAGGCTGAAAGGTGCCAAGTAAATTCAATTCTGTTATTAAATGAGTGGAGGTCCTTTAGGCTATCAACATTGCAGCAAATGCAATTAAAGTGGAGTAGGTTAGTAGCACCAAGCTAGGGAAGACTTTATGCTCTTTACCAAAGAGCTGCATTAGCTCTCTGTTTCAGCAGAAATGGATTTCGGTGTTGGCTTCAGATCTGAGGATCATTCAGTCAGTAACATTTATTGGGCGCCCACTGTATGCAAATAGCTGTTTCTGCCACTTCCTTTCCTACCCACATCctgaagcagggaggggaagtggggaagaaaaggcaaagagggCGTGGAGGTCGGCAGGTGGGCATCTCCGGTCGCCTCCAGCCTCACCCCACTGCCGGCGCCGGCCACGCCCCCAGCCTCGCCCTAGCCCCCCAAACCCACTTTAAACTCCCGCCCCCTCTTAACGACGACCAATGCCCGGCCGGGGAGGCCGAAGGAGGCCGAGGATTGGCCGGCGCGGCGGTTGCCGAGGTGACGGGTGGGTCCGGCGGGGACCCCGACCGCTGCGGGGGCGAAGGGTGCGGGGCGGCTTCCGCCCCCGGGCCGCGCCGGCTCCTCtcgcgcgccccctccccccgcgtcCCAGCCCGCACCGCTCGGCTGCGGGAGGGGGCGACCcggctctgcccccctccccgcggcCCGGCGcgccccgcgcgccccccgcCGGCCTCCGGCTCGGGGCGCACCGCCCTCCGCCTCCGTCTCCGCCCCCAGGACCCGCGGCCGCCCGCTCCCGAGCGCGGCTTCCCCGGCCAGCGGCGCGATGGGCTGCGGGAACTCCACCGCCACGAGCGCGGGCGCCGGCCGAGGTGAGCGGGGGCGCGGGCCGGGGATTCGGGGGCGGCGGGGAGGTCTGCGGGGCGGGCCGCCCGTGCGGGAGAGGccggggtaggggtggggggagaggcggCGGGGCGGGGACCCCGCGAGGCAGGGCGCGCAGCCCCCCTCTCTCCCCGTTCCCCATTTTCGGGCCGGGGGGCGCAGGCCGCCCGCTCTCGGAGGGACCCAAGGCAGGGCATTTCCCCACCCCGCGCGGGGGCGGTCTCGGCGGGACGCGGAGAGCCTGCGGGGCGGTCCTGCGGAGGGTGCGCGGGGAGGACGCGCGGCGGGGCTCCCCTGCAGCGGGTAGCCCGGCGCCCTCCGGGGGCAGAGGGCTCCTGCGCGCCGTCCGCAGCCGCTCCCTCCGCGCCCCGCCGCCTCGCGGTCCTCGCCCCCGGCCCCTCGGACCCCTGGCGCTGCGACAGGCAAGTGCGGCAGGGCAATTCAGGACTTTCTCGGTGGTGCTCGTGGCGGTGGGGTGCGAGTGGGTCGGGCAGAGCCGCAGACGGGGCTCCGAAAATTCATCCGAGTCGGTCCTGACGCCTAAACCCGGCCGGGCTGCCCGAAGGATTTCTCCGAGAGGCTGCAGTTTCAAGGATGCTTTAAGACAAAGTGTGACAAAGCTTTCATATTCGCAGTGATCGCTTCATGTAGTTTTCACTGGAAATTCTATTGAAACTTCTTTTACTCCGCTTCATTTTGTGGATTGGCAGGCGACAGCTCCCGAGGTTTCCCCCCTGTCAGCCAGGCTTTCTTGTCGAGTGACTTATTCTAAAGCTCAACTCTTCTTCGCATTTAGCCCAGCTAGCGTCTCCCACTTAAATAGTCAGGATCTGTTTGGAGTAATGTCTGCTGGCCTGTTTTGGTGATTCTTCTGGTTAAAGAGCTTCTAGTCTCCTCCAGTTGAGATCAGTCAGATGCCACATCCTATCCCCACCGGCAGGTGCAAGCAGCATTCCGATGCGGCAGTGTTTCCTAGGACGCTGGTGTGGGCGCCCTGTCAATAACTTGGTGACCTTGGGCCTGTCACTTCCCTTAACCCAGACCTCCGTGGAAGATGGAGTTTAAAATTCGAgccctgtttgtttatttactttaaagtttatGTTGGCGTTTTGCTTAGTGGGATCAGATGTGGAAAGCTGCCCTGTTAACTGGCCAagtttgttttctcctgtttgtGGGTAATCTCACATGGAATATTCCGTTTTCGGAGAAGGCGCTAAAATATGTGGGCTTCTAGTCTCAGAGCTGTGAATTAACCCAGGTGAAGGATTCACTGAAAAGTTGATCTGTTACAGGTGATCTTTATCATCTTGAATTAAATTCTTGTTCTTGGGATATGCAGAGAGCCACCAGGGAGGTGGCTTTTCCATCCATGTAACAGTGAGACGGGTTAGTAAGCACCTTGTGCTAACGAGGACAAACAGGATTCTAACCTGACAGTGGCCAGAATGCTCTGGTTGGAAACCTGGAACAGTGTCAAGGCCACATCCTGCACCATGCGTTGTGCCTCTCAATCTGACGTGCACCGGGACCCCGTGCAGGCCACTGCAAGGTTAAgaacagggcatctgggtggccctgttggttgagcgtccgactcctgatttcggctcgggtcatgatctcacggttctggagtgtgagccccgcttctatcagtgaagagcctgcttgggattctctctgtcttcctctctctctgccctcctctctctctctctctctctctctctctctgcccctcccccactggagcatgcgctttctctttctcaaaataagtaagtaaacttaaaaactaaataaaaattgggggcgcctgggtggctcagtcggttgagcgccgacttcggctcaggtcatgatctcgcggtccgtgagttcgagcccctcgtcgggcccctgtgctgacagctcagagcccggagcctgtttcggattctgtgtctccctctctctgaccctcccccattcatgctctgtgtctctctgtctcaaaaataaataaatgttaaaaaaaaacaaaaactaaataaaaattaaaagaaggtcAACAattatccacattaaaaaaatcataggaaggatttctaacattttctttaaagtggaGCTATACGGTTGGTTAGTTCATTtgcgtttttatttattaatgaactGCTTGTCAGATttggggccaggagggaggaatACTGTTGCTACATCAGAACAACGATAAGGTAATTTGGAAATGGTAATgtaagaaaatgggaaaacatgaTTCTTTTTACAGATATTTGgttgaccttttcttttttttccctaggtgCACATCCCTTATTACGTAAAAGGAGGTATAGTTCTGTTGAACAGTACATGCAAAGTGCATGTCTTCTGGTTGGGTAGCCTCTCTTTTGTTTATGAAGAAGAGTTCACATAAGAGCATGCTGTTCTCTCCTCTGGCTTGCTCTTTGCTAAAAATTACTTTTCGTTCAGGGAGGAACAAGATAGCGAGTGCAGACCGTGAAACATGACAGAGAAGACATGATGAGTAAGGACTTACTGCATCACTTCTTTGATGGATCTGCCCCGTCTTTCACAAAGTCCTCCCCCAAACATTTCCTTGCTAGAGTCCAGCTGGCCAGCTTTGGCATTTGGtcattgttattttgaaattttctgtcaGCTGGTGGCAGGACTTGAGTTTCAGAAAGGAAATGCATCAGGATGAACTATGTaaggttaagaaaaataaaaccacagtgcAACGGTATTCGGGTATCTTTCAGTTGTGAACTTTGACATCAGCATCCAAAACGCTATTGGCCAAGTTGCGAAGTTGTGGTCCTGAACCCAAGTGGCATGAAATGCATTAAGTAGATGTTGTCCCTGCCCTCTAGGTACTTACCATGCACAACTTCTGAAATATCCCGGGGTCATACAGGTCAATAGCTATCCTTGAGCTTTTCAGCAAGcaatccatccacccatccatccatatatacataatataaaagtgcagagagaaggtgagaagggTGCTGAACTTGGAGACTGGGGACTAGGGCTCAAGCTTGactttggctctgtgctggttgCGTTGCTATGggtatttcatttcacttttctgaGTTACAGTGAAAGCACTATGTAAGCTGTAATTTATTATAGAGTAGTGGAATATTACCATGTTGGAGGTAAAATGGCTTTCCCTGAGCATTTTTCTGCAAGAATGTGGCAAATCTACTTCCAAAGTGTACATTAACACCTAATAATAATACCCTTAAACCTAAAATCTTTATTATAAGCCCTGTTTTACTCTCTAAGTAATTCAGGTAAAACACGATAATTGTTTCTCCTCTCCCTGATCTATCTGAACAACTGCCTTTCTTGGCTTTTGCCTGGAGAAATTGGTTAATGTGACAAATTGATACTTAGTGTACTTGTGTAAATTTGATTCCATATGTCCAGTATATGGAGAAACTGATATGCAGTAAAATGATCGAACAGCCATAAGGAATCAGCCCCTAGATCACTCAGGCCCTACGTAATTTCTCCCAAGGAGATTTCTAACCATAAACTTCTGCACAGTCCACCTGTACATGCAGAGCACTGGACTTTACTAGGAGCTTTAAGGCAAAGGCTGAGCAACCAGCAAAGGGTGATTGAATGAAATCAAACTTTCACGCCCTTGAGAAGTTGATAGTCTAGGTAGGAAGATGAATCATTTGAGAACATTTGCAAAGCAAAGTATGATAGAATGCAAGCTGAACATCCAAGTGCCCAGGAGATGTTGAATAATACAGTTTAATCAGAGGAGGCTTCAGGGAGGAGTTGCACTGCTGGTCCACATGGGGTCATGAGAACCATTGCGATTGCAGAAGAGCTCTCTTCATCATAATGTTCTAGTAAGATCACTGTCTCAATGTGGGAGTTTGATTTTCCCCAACCTAGAACTGTGTTAGGTTTCTTGCATAGTCTAGAGTCTAGACCGTAAATGATAGAGCAACATTTGGAttaaataatccattttaaaagtGCTGCATTTACTGTAAAGCAGGGAGGTCTGATTGTTTCtctttgctccccacccccacctctctctctcagcaattagattctctgtccccttgtttttctttgagcatatatatatttttaaacttaagtgGAGAAAAGAGTAGCCCTGCATTTAGGCTAATGATCTAAACAGGTCAGCCATTCCCTTTTATATAATCATACATATAGATGGCTAAGCGAGTCTGTAATGTAAGCCAGACCGTCTCTTTTTAGGTAAACCAGAAAATCCTTAAAACGTCTGGATGGTTCCAAATATCTACAATAGCCTACTTCAGTGCAGGCTAAGGCTGTGGAAATTCTTTGCAGCAGAGGACTTATTTCAGATGTATTCTGCTCATGGTAGTTGATTGAAATTTTTAGTTGTAGTTTTTCTACCAGATGTATATGTAACTGGTAAGTTTCTGATCATAACTTTGTGGCAGCTTAGTATCAGAAAGTTTCTGTAATGGTTCTTCTGCTCTTTATATAATACTAGTCTGAAGAGGAGGagtttaataattatttactcTATTTTTATCAGTGTACCCAGGGAGTTAATACAATCCTTTTGAGTCCAGTTATTTAGATTAGTTTTTTCCTCATCAATTCGCCAGATAATTGCATTCTCTTCTTTTGATGTAGCTGTGTGGTCCAGCTTTAGTGTACATGTATCAATGGTTCGGTAGTCCTGAAATGTTGCCGCTGTGCTTAGCGTTAGTGCAGGCCGTATGGGGGAATAACAGAAAATTTTGTTGATAGCACCCAGGAAGTCACTTATGTCATAAGTGgcgttttcttttcatgtttatttatgtgagacagagtgcaagcaggggaggggcagagagagacggaggcacagaatctgaagcaggctccaggctctgagctgtcagcacagagcctgacgcagggcttgagcccacaagccgtgagatcatgacctgagatgaggtcggacgcttaaccgagtgagccacccaggcgccgcggGCCTGGCTGGCTTTAGTAGTTCACGTTGGTTATAGGGtgttgggaaggaaggaagagtgggaaggaaggcaggaaatccTCAGAGTTGAGGGGGGGCCtctggtgccacagggccccagttcaaatcctgcttttgtcatttatcagctgtgtgaccttgggcaactcactTAAACTGTACCTTagttttctcaactataaaatgagggAGTAATAATAGAACTTACTCAGGGTAAAATGAGTTAATGTAagcaaagtacttagaacagcGTCTCGTATATTGTAAGCACTCCCTGTGCTGTTTATTATTAATGTAGGGAAAGACTTTGGTAACTGGTGTAGAAGGAAAGAGTGGGCATACAGCAGGGGCATACTTTAAAGCTGCTGCCTGGAGTCAGGGGAGTGAGAAGGGCCTGGAGTGTTGGAGGCATTGATGTCAGAGACCCCTGGGACAGCCAGGCTGAGGATGGGCTGCATGGGacggagaaataaaaatgaacccaAAGAAATGCCTGGGTCACTGGAAGATTCTGTCGCCTCTAAAGGGAAGGTAGGAAGGTGGGGGTGATTGGTATTCTCCTGGAGGTTGTAGTGAGAAGTGATGGTGAATGAGGAGAGATGTAGAAGTACTTCTGTCCAGGCATTTAACCATTCATGCGACAGAATCTGGACAGCATCAGGACGTTCCCGCGTCCTGGCTCCCCGGAACTGACGTTGCTGTTGCGTGCAGGGTTTGTAAAGGTGACCTCAGTGAGTTACTCAGTTCTGCCATAAGCCACTTAGCGCTCGATATAGACATGGTTAAATTATGATATAGGAGCGAGATGCCAATCCCTTACCTTATGTCTGTACTTATGTGGCAgcctttatttattaatttttagctGCCTAACGTGGAGCTGCTCAACAAGGACAACCTGCAAACAGAGAGGTTTTGTAAGAGCCTCCATATTCATGCAcgtaattttatatttctaggaCACATtgacctggatttttttctcccttactgAAGAGATGACTTACGAATCTAGTTCTTTTATTGGCTTCTTGAAAAAATAACATTGCTTTGGATGAACTATGAGCTGTTTTTCAACTTCTTTTGGCCAAACTGAGACTATGACATCGTTTTAGAACTATTATGGGTCAGAAGAGACATCACAAGCTGtcaaaattaaagagaagtttgtttagtttttctgtAGTTATGTTTATACAGTTCTCAGAgggccttttctttccttttataaaacaaataaagagtAAGACATTCctgcctattttttattatttcccataaGAACCATAGTCATTTGTGTTTCTGGTCATTTATGCTGAAAGAAGAGTGATTTGTAAATCTTTAGTGCTTTTTTAGAAATACTTCAtgtacacaattttattttttggcgCGTGTGTTTAAATTATCACCACTCAGTTGGAAGAAGGAAGTATGATTTAATATGTAATTTAGCAATTTATTTACTTGTGAATATTTCGTCTGTAACATTTCTATACATAgaacatatatttataacataaattCTATACGGTGCAATAGAACGGTGATGAAAAAAGGCATTAGTAGGCTAGTTTGTCCTGGTGTCTgggttagtcggttaagcatccgactcttgatctcagctcaggtcgtgatctcccagttcgtgagatccagctCCTGGatcgtgtggggctctgcgctgacagcatggagcctgcttgggattctctccctctccctctctctctccctctctctctctctct
It encodes the following:
- the CB4H12orf75 gene encoding overexpressed in colon carcinoma 1 protein, with translation MVMMVMVAMMTVVTMVMIMVMVVIVVIIVVTVTVMVMMVVVMMMGGEVGKKRQRGRGGRQVGISGRLQPHPTAGAGHAPSLALAPQTHFKLPPPLNDDQCPAGEAEGGRGLAGAAVAEVTGGSGGDPDRCGGEGCGAASAPGPRRLLSRAPSPRVPARTARLREGATRLCPPPRGPARPARPPPASGSGRTALRLRLRPQDPRPPAPERGFPGQRRDGLRELHRHERGRRPRTEESITEDDKRRNYGGVYVGLPSEAVNMVSNQTKTVRKN